TGGAAGAACCACAGCCGGTCACACCTATAGAGCCAGTAAGAGAGGTCACTGATGATGATGCTGCATGGGCTAAAAAGAGGGGGGATTATGCTCCCTTGGAGATGTCATACATCATAGAAAACCAAAAGTGGGTCCatgcaaacaaaaagtgcatggcattTATAAAGAATATAATTGAGAGCACCATTGTGGGCTTCATTGCAAAGTGCACTTCCGCAGGGGAGTTGCTTACAAAGATAAATAGTCTGTTCACTTGCTCTTCAATGATATATGCCATCCAGGTGTTAGAGCAACTGGTGACAGAATGCTACATGGGTGGTAGTCATAgaataagagagcacatcctcaggATGAGCAATATGGCAGCAAAGCTAAAGCCCATGGATGAGGATCTGGAGATCAAACCAAAGCTCCTGGTCCATCTGGTCATGGTCTCACTGCCAAAGGAGTTTGAAACTTTTGTTGTAAACTACaatatgtcacctggaacatgggacattgaaaagacaatagcaatgtgtgtccaagaagaggacagactcaaagcctcacatggtggtacactcaactatgtgaagggtcacaagaaaaagaattacaatcaaaacaacaaaagttCTCCTTCAAAGCCACAAGGAAAAGCTCCCTATCAGCATCAGCGTCAGCAACAACCTTTTCCAGTGGACAAAGACACTTGTCTGCACTGTAAGAAGACCgggcattacaagaaagactgCCCTGTTTGGCTGAAGTCCTTAATGGCAAAGCAAGGTAACAACATTGTTTCCTTAGTTAATGAATCCTTGTACACACAGTTTTTGAAATCTACTTGGTGGATTGATTCAGGAGAaactgttcatgttgcaaattGTTTACAGGGATTCCAATCGACCTGGACTACGCTAAGAAGATAAAGAGGCATTGAGGTAGCAAATGGAGTTCAAGCGGAAGTTGAAGCTGTCGGCGACATCTCCTTGGAGTAAGCTGATGGATTCAATCTTCTACCAAGAGATGTTCTTTATGTTCCCTCATGTAATAGAAACTTAATTAGCGTTTCATGTTTGGACAAAGAAAATTATGAgtgttattttggacatggcaagtgtgccatatggtataataatgcttatgtgggtgatTCTTTATTACACGATGAGCTTTATTCGTTATCACTTCGTGAAAAAGTGCATTCTGAATGCAATGTGAATGAACATGTTTCCGCGtcgaataaagaacaaaagaaaagaaagagaacattctactcatcgaaattatggcactgtcgcttgggccaATATTTTgaaggggagaatagaaagattagtcaaaagtgaaattctCCCTCCGTTAGAATTCTCAGACAtagaacaatgcatagattgcattaaaggaaagtacgtaaaacaaatcaaaaaaggtgcaatccaTAGCACAGGCACACTAGAAATCATTCACGTTGATATTTGGGGACCATTtccggtgaaaagtgtggatggatatgattcgttcataacattcacagatgactactctcgctatggatatatttatccaatcaaagaaagatctgaagcattagataaatttaaaatattcaaagtggaagttgaaaatcaacatgataaaagaataaaatattcacagatgagtactacggtcggcacactccatatggccaagtccctaGACCTTTTGCGAAGTTCTTGCAGGAGACTGGCATAGTAGCCCAGTATTCAATGCGGGCAagcctcagcaaaatggagtagctgaaaggcacaaccgtacacttatggatatggtgcgcaacatgatgagttattccaacttgccattgggattatggatggaggcgcttaaaacctCTATTCACATTCACAATAGAGTACCAAGAAAGTtggtgcccaaaacaccgtacgagctatggacaggaagggtgCCCCCCCTAAAACACTccagggtgtgggggtgccctgctgaggacaaaatgtttaatccaaacattgcaaagttagatcccaaaacagtgagttgtcacttcattggctatccagacagatcaaagggttttcgtttctactgcccaGGCATATATACAAAGTTTGTAGGAACGAGACACGCAGTCTTCTTAGAGGAtgaaatgatgagggggagcttggtgGCTTGGAAAATTAtccttgaggagaagagggtgcatgcacctaatccgttGACTcgggagccatttttctcactactagttgcaactccacccatgacaactatgggagtagacccggaacctgtccgccaggagccgactgaacccgttgttgagcatgaaagggcggtgcaacagcaaattttagaagaagtgccagaagttgaggcacagagtgtgccagaaactgaggcccttagaaggtctacaagaccaagaaagtcagctatttcttctgactttaaagtttataacacagaaatggttcatatggaaaaagatcccacctcatatgaagaagccatgagaagccctccTTCATCGAAGTtgatgaaggcaatggaagacgagatgaaatcgatgagttccaaagat
The window above is part of the Triticum aestivum cultivar Chinese Spring chromosome 2A, IWGSC CS RefSeq v2.1, whole genome shotgun sequence genome. Proteins encoded here:
- the LOC123184437 gene encoding uncharacterized protein; this encodes MSERRGRSPGWLAPVLSTPGGSHTMPASASWNVSPTWAPPSAALGSPAIGRCWSSTTAAVIAPTNARCWHSTRRWAAYARTLQATGGFHLMSLLKDVPTLRGDNHTEWRKKVELAFVCADLDWVLEEPQPVTPIEPVREVTDDDAAWAKKRGDYAPLEMSYIIENQKWVHANKKCMAFIKNIIESTIVGFIAKCTSAGELLTKINSLFTCSSMIYAIQVLEQLVTECYMGGSHRIREHILRMSNMAAKLKPMDEDLEIKPKLLVHLVMVSLPKEFETFVVNYNMSPGTWDIEKTIAMCVQEEDRLKASHGGTLNYVKGHKKKNYNQNNKSSPSKPQGKAPYQHQRQQQPFPVDKDTCLHCKKTGHYKKDCPVWLKSLMAKQGIPIDLDYAKKIKRH